DNA from Triticum aestivum cultivar Chinese Spring chromosome 7D, IWGSC CS RefSeq v2.1, whole genome shotgun sequence:
TGTGGTGCTTCGGGAATTTGTTTCCCTTTGCTAGTCAGGGGGCGTATGGTAGCTAGGAGGGAAAAATACACTGAGTTGGTTAGCGGCCGGCCGTTCCATGATTGCCGATGTGAAGCATCCATTGCTTCCAAGTTTTGTATGGCTTCATGGAAAGCTACTTGAGCGTCTTTGGAAGTCGTTTTTTTGGATTTGCCCTCTGTCTAACTAAATAATGAGCTTGGTTGGAAGTGAACgtcatttttgtttctttttaaatatgtactccctccgtaaactaatataagagcatttagattactactttagtgatctaaacgctcttatattagtttatagagggagtacaatTGTTGCTGGTAAGAAAAGAAAATTGCTTTTGCCGCCCCCTCTAGGTTTCCTATCCAGTAACGATGACATGATATTTCCCTCCCGTGTTAAGAGAGTAGGAAACCCGGATGGGGCATTCTGGATCAGAGCAGAGGAATTACCTTGATCGGCATCTAAATAAGGCTGGAACTGGGATTATGTGtcaacattttaatgcattataAACGGTGTAGCACATCAGATTTTCTTTGGCAAAACCGTGAGCAATTACCTAGTATATTATTTTACTTCAGGTGGTGCATACTCTGGCAAAATCGTCTTTGATGGGTCCCTGATGTGGAAATTGTTTGCCTCATAATTTAACCTTCATTCAAAGTATTTTATGGTGGCCTCTGCATTTGATCCGTTCTGTTTCTGGGCCAAACCCTGAACTGAAACAACCATTAGAATAATCATGCAGGCCGACGGCGTTCGTGCCCGTTGTTTAATAAAAATGCTAaccagcaaacgttcgctgggagggGTGATAAATCGAACGTCTGCTGACTTCTCTGGATAAGACGGTCCTTTTATATCGTGGTTATTAAAGCAACAATAATCAGCTTATTTTCTATTCTCTCTATCCCAACGACACTAGTACAGTAGGTTTAAAAAAAAGACACTAGTACAGTGTTAaagacgctcttatattatgggacggagagagtactatATAAACGGATGTTGCGGCGGCCACATCCGCCTGCATCCCTACATTAGAAGCTTCCGGTAAAGAACCCGCCGAAAcagaggagaggggcaaggggtcACAACAAGAGGAACATCCTTAATGAGCGCAACTTATGGCATGAAGCAAGCAGCAAAGAATGGACAACACGTATTTAGCATGGAGACGGAGGGTGGCCGCTCATGCGTTCCAActgctccttgttcctctcggtcgATCACCACCGCACCGCATCACGGGAGGAGACCGGAGGCAGCAAGCCAAGCCACCATCCATGCACGCCCGCACGGTATGCGCAAATTTCACGACGGATTTGTGACCACCAAACCCTGCATTAtttttcgttgtttttcttttttgttttgtaCGATGAACTACGTACCAAACCCTGCTTGAATCTCACGCTTGTAGTTGTAGGGCTTTGATTGAGCCACACCTGGAAAATTAGAGGGATAATAAAGAGTTTAAGGACTAGGCATATTCTCACCTGGAATAGTATCACCCAAGAGTTTCCATTAACTCGTATGTACAAACTGTCCGTTTTTAATAACGTATACAATCATTTTTAACTTTAAAAAACTGTCCGTTGTTCTTTTTTTTTTTGGAACtactgtagtgtcaaaaaacgctGTTATACTATGGAACGGGAGGAATACATAATTGATGCTAATTATGTGCGTGCGGACTATCATGTTTCCAGCTGGATCTGTGCCACCAAAAGTTTTTCTTTTCATTCAAAAAGGTTCTTTTGCTAGACTATGTTTCGGTTAACTCGTGTGCACAAACTGTAGCGCATATTCTTCTTCGAACTTCAGTTGATGCTAATTATGTGTGTGTGATGTTAACTTTTCATGGATGCTCTCGCACGTTCAATTAATTAAGCTAAACCAGTCTTAATTCGTAGCGGAGACTATGAGACTTGCAGGTTCGTGTGCGTGCGTATGTGTGGCAGCAGGCTATGCTTATTATGCTTTGTATCTCTTTGATGTTACATTACAAAGTTAATAAAACCGTCATTTTTCGAAGAAGAAAAATGGCATAGAGTCCACGCCAAAGTTGAATGCGTTAGGCGTTTCTTCTAATCTTTATTTCTTATCCCTACACATGTTTCAACTCGGAGACACTCGAACTCACAACGTCGGTTTAGACATAAAAAGTCTTAGCTGTTTTTTTTTCAGGGAAAATTTTTTGATAAGTATTGAAGATCCTTGTGAAATTTTGGTTGAATTGTATGGAATGGCTTATTTCGGGTCATCATAACCGAAAGGAAGTCAAATGACATGGAACATCTTGCTCCATGATCCGCGTAAACAACTTTTGATCACGCGGTTGTGTCTGGGCCTTTGGATCTAACTTTTTGGATGATTATTTAAACTCTTTAATAAAGAAAGTTGTATGTATCGCCCGCAGAGGCACAAGGTTTATCCTCCAGTTCGATCAAAGGAAAGAAAGGTACTTAAAGACATCCAAAAAGGTTGCATCAAAACAGACTCCTCATAATGGTTTTGCTTGTCAAGATCACCACATATATAACGCCTCGAGTCCTGATTATGATGTGAGGTAGATCGATCTTTGTCAGCAAATGCCGGACATGTTGTTCCACTGGCAGGCACCGTCGAGGACCCAGTCCTGCTCCGATGAGATGACCGGGAGATGATCCACGTTGAGGTTGACGTTGTGGTCGTCGCTGCCATGCTGGGAGATCGAGTTGCCGGAGTGGTTGGTCGCCATGGCCGGTGGTGCGGGCTCCGTCATCGGGAAGGCCTTCGGTATAATCATGTCGAACAGTGTGCCGATGTCATCATCATCTTTGAGTAGTTCACCCTCCGATTTGTTGCCACCTGGATGAAGCTGAACTAGTTAGAAAAACAGCCATGATCTATCTAGCTAACACATATGTAATCAATTTCCTCAAAAGGAAAACAAAATGTAACCATTTCTTCCCTAATGCATTATATATTTCGTGCTAGTTGCAAGCTGAGGTGTTCAAATTAAATACTACTCTGATTTGATTCTGTCCTGCACTACCAAAGCTAGCAAGATCGCTCATGAGCCTGTCTAGTAAATCTCCTGAAAGTAGTGCTAGCTAGATATGACCACGTTTACACTGATTGATTGGTTATGTTAATTTGGGAATTATATATAGAAGTAACATGACGTGTTGCTACGGGAGCTAACCAGCAATGATAAAACAGCAAAACAGGAGCATGAATCTGCATCGGATTGGATTAGGTATGTAGTAAAGCAGTACaattggagaaggaaaaagggaaagggaaataATAAAGGCAATAAAGTACTTGGCAAAATATATAAAGCAAACGTAATCATCGAACAAAGATTAAAAGTAGTCACTGTCTTGCAAGGACTAACTAAAGATATATATCCTATGTACTATCAAAAGTAGCACCTGCAGCCTGCACTTGTGTACTAACCTTAAAACTATCAATCAAAACAAAAAGGTTATTTCTCAGATTTTGTCCAACTCCTAATAGCAATACACATGATGCATACTAGGTGTGGAAATCCTTTAGTTACCTTAACATAAATAATTTTCCTAATGAAAACAAACTGAACTGTAAAGTTCTAGAATAATCCAGCTAGTCTTGTTTTGCTTTTCAAGAAGTAGGTAGAATTTGGCAAGAAAAAATATATAGTGTTTTTTTAGGAGAAACAAATGGAGAATTTGGAAGCCCGAACAAAAAGGTTTTCGTCTGCTAATCTATGCTTCACATCATAATCATGACCATGTTTTTTGTTCTCTTCTCCAACAAAGCAACAAATTAAAAAAGGTTCGGATGCTTCCGAGGAATGGAAAATGTGAGAAATGCTTCACGCGCGACAGCACCACTCACCACTGGCGCCGTCCTGCTCGGCGTGGCCGCTCACGTGCCTCGGCGGCTCGATCTTGATGGCATCATGCAGCTCCTGCAGCATCGCCTCGAGGTTCTGCTGATCCTCGCCCAGGCCGCCGCCGTTGCTGTCTGTGGCTGCGACTGCGTCTGGTGACGCCGGGCGCAATTGGCATGAAGGGAGCTCCACCTTGGCCCCCGGAGACGGAGAGAGAGGAGTGAACCGAGTCCGGTCGCCGCCGGGCAGGCGGTGGCCCAGCGACAGCTCCGGCGTCGTCGGCGACACGGGCGATGAATGCGGAAACTGGAAGTAGCGCGCGTTGCGTGCGAACGACGGCTTCACCCACGGGGAAGACGGCGCGGAGAAGGGCGTCTGGGAGAGGAACTGCACCGGCCGGTTGGCCATGGCGAGCTGCCCGGCAAGGtccagcggcggcgggcgggcgctCGTGTACCCCGCATCGGTGGCGTCCAGGACATTGCCGCCTGCTGATTGCTGCGGGGGCGAGAAGTCGGCGTACCGGCAGCGCTTGGTGATCGCGAGCTGGAGCTGCACCTCCGGCGGGTACATGGGCAGACCAGCGCGCTGCCTCCGCTTGGCCCTCGTGTTCCAGTAGTTCTTGATCTCGTTGTCCGTCCTCCCCGGCAGCTGTTGACGTACGAGCACAAGCATCAAGAGTCAAATTCGACAAATCTGCCATTAATGGAGCGTTGGAGATCTAAAGGGGTAGGGATGGAGGAATGCTGATGCTTACATGGGTGGCCATGCGGGCCCACTTGTTGCCGAGCTGGGCGTGGAGCTGCGCGACGAGGAGCTCCTCGTCCGGCGAGAAGGCGCCCTTCTTGAGGTTGGGGCGGAGGTGGTTGGTCCAGCGCAGCCGGCAGCTCTTGCCGCAGCGCAGGAGCCCGGTGATGCGCTGCACGGCGTTCCAGTTGCCCTCGCCGTGCTGCCGCACGTGGTTCACCAGCAGGGCGTCTTCCGCCGTCGTCCACGGCCCCTTCTTCAGCACCACCGgcgtggcctcctcctccccctcttccccctGCTCCACCTCCTCATCAAGAttgtctgccgccgccgccgccgccgccacctgctccTCCTCAAGTGATGTCGCGTCCATAGGCGGCGCCAGGGAAGGACGGAGGAGGTAGAAAGATACGGTTGTTTGTTTGGGGGGAAGGTGGCAGGGAGTGGGGAGGAAGGGGGCGGATGAGGGTAGATTTAAGCCAAAGTTTGCTAAAAATGGAGGGGCAGGGGTTTTCGGTTTGTGTGTGGTTTGCAAGTGGTTTTTAAAGGCGAAAGAACGGTGACACCGTAGTGGCTATCTATGCTCACCGTATTTCTGTTTGGGTTCCCTTTTTAAGCATGGATTTTCCACATCCAGCTGGACGTTCACGGACTTATCTTGATCATCTGTTTGTTACGCATCCGACAACAAATATAATATTCATGCATTTACGATTTAAGATTTCAGCATTTAAGCAAAGTCATAGTTATCTTGATCATCTGTTATGCATCCGATAACAAATATAATATTTAGGCATTTACGACTTAAGATTCGAGAACTTAAGCAATTGAGCCAAATAGTTACCTTTGATCATCTGCTACGCATCCGACAACAAATATAATATTTAGGCATTTACGACTTAAGATTTGAGTACTTAAGCAATCGAGCCCAATAGTTATCTTGAATCATATGCTACGCATCCGACGACAAATATAATATTTAGGCATTTAGGACTTAAGATTCGAGAACTTAAGAAATTAAGCCAAATGATCATCTTGTTACGCATCCGACAACATAGTAATATTTAGGCATTTACGACCGAAGATTTGAGCACTTAAGCAATCAAGCCACCGCTATCTTGATCATCTGTTACACATCCAACAACGTATATAATATTTAGGCATTTACGACCGAAGATTTGAGCACTTAAGTAATCAAGCCACCCTGTTAAGTTATATCTTGATCATCTGTTATGCATCCGACAAAAAATATAACATTTGTGCATTTACGACTTAAGATTCGAGCACCTGAGCAATCAAGCCACCCTATTAATAGCCCCGATTCGGCAGCCCGGTAAAATAGTTTTAAAAACCGGACCGGCGGTCGACTGGTGAGACTATCAGTTTCGATTTTCACCGATTCAACTGTTGCTGCTTTTTTCTCATCACGTTTACCATGGAAGCCACAAGAGAGATGTCTTGTAGCCAAGAAATGACGAGGCCACCATAAGATATGGATCCAATACATAGATCACAATAAATACTTTGAGTGGACATTAGGTTATGAGGCTAACATTTCCACACCAGGAATTGAATATAATAGAAGAAACATAAGCAATTATTTTGGTGGAAGACCCTTATTAATCGAACTTTAGCTAACACTACTACAAAAATGTCTATTGGATAATCCATCGAAGACGATTTTGCCAAATATGAATCACATTTAAGCCAAAGTTTGCTAAAAATGGAGGGGCAAGGGTTTTAGGTTTGTGTGGTTTGCAAGTGGTTTTTAAAGGTGAAAGAACGGTGACACTGTAATGCCTATCTATGCTCACCAAATTTCTATTTGGGGTTCTCCTTTTGAGAATGAATTTTTCGCACCCAGCTGGACGAGTTATCTTGGTCATCTGTTATGGAAccataggatcgaaagtatgtctagaggggggggggagggggtggtgattagactacttgaccaaataaaaacttatcatttTGTCAATTTTAGTTGTAGGAATTTTTTAGCAATTCTACCAAGTCAagtacaccctacacatgcaagtctaaaaGTTGAACAACGGAAAGTTaagactttgcatatgaacataaagGAGGAATCGAAGGGATCAAACGTAATGAAGACATGATGATTTTTGTCGTGgttttgataggtggtgctatcgtacatccacattgatgtagacttcaacccacgaagggtaacggttgcgcgagtccatggagggctccactcatgaagggtccatgaagaagcaaccttgtctattccatcatggcttacGCCCATGAAGGACTAgtctcactcgggtagatcttcatgaagtaggcgatctccttgtccttacaaactccttggctcaactccacaatctcttggaggctcccaagtgacacttaacgaatctaggagacaccactctccaaaaggtaatagatggtgttgttgatgatgaactcattgctcttgtgtttcaaatgacagtctccccaacactcaatcactctctcacagatttggctttgGTAGAAGAGGGGATTGAATGGAAAGCAACCTGagaaaggctagaaatcaaggttcaaatagttggattggaatctcttgatctcaacacatgagtaggtggttctctcttagaaaatgagtaatggaagtagtggttcattatgatggctctctcttgagagtaggtggtggtggaggggtatatgtagGTAGCAccaaaaatccaactgttacaagtctttgacccaactcggtgacaccgatatgaaaatctcggtgagaccgactagtgCAAAATACTTGACCGTTAGGTTCGGTGAGACTGAACAGAATGACTTGGTGTGACCGAAGTGCAATGGCTAGGTCAAGACTTCATTTCAGTAGCTCCGATCATTTCAACTCGGTAATTCCAAAATGGAACAACTTTACTACAGAAACTTGGTCAGGCCATCTTGAtgggaccgagatccatatcggttgTACCGAAACGTT
Protein-coding regions in this window:
- the LOC123165695 gene encoding uncharacterized protein produces the protein MDATSLEEEQVAAAAAAADNLDEEVEQGEEGEEEATPVVLKKGPWTTAEDALLVNHVRQHGEGNWNAVQRITGLLRCGKSCRLRWTNHLRPNLKKGAFSPDEELLVAQLHAQLGNKWARMATHLPGRTDNEIKNYWNTRAKRRQRAGLPMYPPEVQLQLAITKRCRYADFSPPQQSAGGNVLDATDAGYTSARPPPLDLAGQLAMANRPVQFLSQTPFSAPSSPWVKPSFARNARYFQFPHSSPVSPTTPELSLGHRLPGGDRTRFTPLSPSPGAKVELPSCQLRPASPDAVAATDSNGGGLGEDQQNLEAMLQELHDAIKIEPPRHVSGHAEQDGASGGNKSEGELLKDDDDIGTLFDMIIPKAFPMTEPAPPAMATNHSGNSISQHGSDDHNVNLNVDHLPVISSEQDWVLDGACQWNNMSGIC